The genomic window GTTACCGTCGCGACGACGTCGTCGTACTCGATGGTCGCGGTGGCGTACTGGCCGTTTTCGGTCCCCATCGCGGTGACCGAGTGAGGTCGTTCGTCGAGGATCGAACCGACGATGTCGACGTCGTGGACCATCAGGTCGAAGATGACATTGCCCGGCGCGGTCCGATCGATCGGCGGCCCGAGTCGCTCGGCTTCGACGCTGATCACGTCCAGATCGTCGATCAGGTCCGCGACCGTCTGGACCGCCGGATTGAATCGCTCGATGTGGCCGACCTGTAAGACCAGTCCCGCCTCGCGGGCCTGCTCGGCCAGTTGCTGGCCCTGTTCGACGGTCTCCGCGATCGGCTTCTCAACGAGCACGTCGACGCCCGCCTCGAGACAGGTCGAGACCGTCTCGTAGTGGGCGTGCGTCGGGACGGCGACCGTCACGACATCGCAGCGCTCGAGGAGCGTCTCGAGGGCGACCGGTTCGGTTCCGTACTCGGCGGCGACCCGCCGGGCGATCTCCTCGTCGCGGTCGGTGATGCCGACGAGTTCGACCGCCGGCAGTTCGTCGTAGACGCGCGCGTGGTTTTCGCCCATCGAGCCGACGCCGATGACGCCGGCTCGGATCGGTTCGTCGGTCGTCTCGTCCGTCCGTCTGGTGGTGCTCATTGGGTAGTGAAGTGATCGCGAACTGCTTCGACGACGGTCCGTCGGTCGCGCTCCGAGAGGCCGGGATGGACCGGCAGCGAGAGTACCTCGTCGCCCGCCCGTTCGGCCGCCGGGAGCGACGCCGCCGCCGTGCTGACCGTCTCGTAGGCCGGCTGGCGGTGGATCGGCGTCTCGTAGTAGATGCCGGTCCCGACGTCGCGCTCGGAGAGCGTCTCCTTGAGGGCGTCCCGGTCGTCGGTTCGAACGGTGTACTGGTGGTAGACGTGCCGGGAGCCGGTCGGCTCCGTCGGCGTCTCGAGCGGGAGGTCGGCGAGCCGTTCGTCGTAGAAGGCGGCGTTCTCGCGGCGCGCGCGGTTGAATTCGGCGATCCGCTCGAGTTGGACGCGGCCGATCGCCGCCGCAACGCTCGTCATGCGGTAGTTGTGGCCGAGGTCGACGTGGTCGTAACCGCCGGTACCGCTCATATCCCGGCCGTGGTTGACGTAGCTCGCGGCGCGGTCGGCGATGTCGTCGCGGTCGGTGACGATCATCCCGCCCTCGCCGGTGGTCATGTTCTTCGTCGGATAGAACGAGAAGCAGGCGGCGTCGCCGAACTCGCCGACTCGCTGCCCACCGATCTTCGCCCCGTGGGCCTGACAGGCGTCCTCGATGACGAACAGGTCATGTGCTTCGGCGATGTCACACAGCGCCGGCATGTCGGCCGGCAGGCCGTAGAGGTGAACCGGGAGGATGCCGACGATGTCGTCCCGCTCGTCGAGTACCCGTTCGACGTCGGCCGGGTCCAGCGTGTACGTCTCGGGGTCGATATCGGCGAAGACCGGTTTCCCGCCCGCCAGCCGGATCGCGTTCGCGCTCGCGACGAACGAAAACGGCGAGGTGATAACCGCCTCTCCCTCCTCGAGTCCGACGGCCTCGAGCGCGGCGTGGAGCGCGGTCGTCCCGTTGGCCGTCGCGACGCCCGTCTCGGTCCCGCAGTAGGCCGCGAATTCCTCCTCGAACGCCCTGACTTCCGGGCCGTCGGCGAGCCGGCCGTCCTCGAGAATCGATTCGACGCGCTGCACGGCGTCGGTGCTGAGTTCGGGATCGGCGATCGGGACCGGCGTCGCGCCCTGTTCGGGGTCGATCTCGGCCTCGGTCGTGTCCGCTCCCGCGCCGGTACCGGTGCCAGCGTCGATGCTCGTCTCCGTCTCGGGATTCGTCTCGGTGTCGGTCATGCGAGCTGGTTCGCCCCCTCCAGTTGCTCCGGTAAGTCCCGAATAGTCGCCGGCGATCCGACGGCCATGCTGTCGGCCGGCACGTCCTCCGTGACGACGGCCCCGGCCGCGACGAACGCGTTCTCGCCGATCGTGACGCCGGGTAACAGTGTCGCGTTCGCGCCGATCGACGCGCCGTTCTCGATCGTCGGCCCCTCGAGTCCGTCGTCGGTCCGGACGGGGTACTGGTCGTTCGTCAGCACGGCTCCCGGCCCGATGAAGACGTTGTCGCCGATCGTCGTCTGGGTCGGGACGTAGACGTTCGTCTGGAGGCTGACGTGCGAGCCGATCGTCGTCTGCCCGTCGATGACCGTCTTGGTGCCGACGAGCACGTCGTCGCCGATCGTCGTCCCCTCGCGGACGAGAACGTCGTGTCCCGTCGCGAACCCGTCGCCGATCGTCACGTCGCCGTAGACGATCGAACCGGCCCTGATCGTCGCGTCGTCGCCGATCCGCGTCGGCTCGTCGAACTCGCCGTAGCCGACCGTCGCGTCCTCGATCGTACAGTCGTCGCCGCGGACGACGTCGCGAATCGCCTCGCTCATCGCGAATCACCGCCGTCGTCACGGGGGTCGTTCCGGGTCTCGCTCGAGCGAACGCGACACCGCGTCGTCCCGTCCGTTCGGACCGCTAATCGGCATCGTGGTCGGTCGCGTATTCGTTTCATAGTGAATCGATACCCGCGTGGGCAATCGTGCTCAAACAGCCGGTAACGAGGCTTTGTTATCCCCGGCCTGAGCGTCCCGTAGCCGCGAACTACAGCCTCGCCGAGGGGGTGTGACCGCGATCGCCGCGAGCCGCCCGCGCGTGGCCGCGATCGTGCGTTGGCACCCGCCTCGAGCGCTGAAACATCGGCGTAGGAGTCAGTCATCGCCGCTAACTGGTACAATTCCCTTTCGCAGGGGTAGCCGAGTGATAGTAAAGTGTCACAGGCTGGCACCCGGTACTGTGAGGAATCCGACTACACCCGTCAGACGGGAACGGGATCCGATCCGAGACGACGAGGACACACATGTCTGACAGCGAACTCACACAGGCCAAACTGTTCGACGTATTCAGCAACGCGCGCAGGCGGCGCACGGTCCAGTTCCTGAAACGACAGGGCGGTTCCTGCGATCTCGCACCGCTCGTCGAGCAGGTCGCCGCCTGGGAGAACGACACCGCTCCCGACGACGTGACCCGGACCCAGCGCCGGCGGGTCTACATCTCGCTGTACCAGACCCACCTGCCGATGCTCGAGGACCACGGGATCGTCGACTGGGACCCGGACGGACACGAGATCGAGCTCCTGCCGAGCGAGGACCGCTTCGAGCCGTACCTCGATCGTCACCTCGAGGACCGGCGACAGTGGCACCGGCTCTACGCCGCCGTGACCGCGATCGGCGTCGTCGCGTTCGGGCTCTCGGCGCTCGCGATCGGCCCGCTGACGACGGCCGCCGCGCCGGTCGTCGCTCTGGTGCTCTGTCTCGCCGTCCTCGTTCTCTCGGTCGCACAGCACGTCTCGCGTCGTCCGGGACTCGCCCTCCCGTTCGGACGTGCGAGTCGATAATCACCGGTCGTGTTACTGCGGTCCCCGTCGCACTCACACGCAGCTGTTCCTGTCCACCCGTCTTCCGAAACTGCCCAGCGTCGGTGCTCGAGACGGCGACGGCCGTGGCAGCCACGGTGCCCGTGACTGATTGTTCTGTGCCGTTCGCTGACGAGGTCGTCGTCTCGTCCGTACGCCTCTCCGTCGAACGACCGAGAACCATCCAGTCGCCGCTCTCGTCGGAGACCAGTAAAATCGAACTCGAATCCCAACCGTCGCCCGGCGACGGACGACGCTTCGATCGTCGATCGCTTCTCGAGCCGTCGGCAGCGCGTTACTCGCCGGTGACCGTTACCCAGAAGTGGGTCTCCTCGTCCGCGTTCTCGTTCGTCGGCGACGCCGGCGGCTCGCCCTCGTAGAGCAACACGCTGATCCGAACCGTTTCGCCCGACTCCGCCGTCGGCGTCACCGACCGCTCCCCGGTCCCGGTCGCGCCGTCCGAGACGCTCGCCTCGATCCGCCGTAACTCCGCTCTGTCGACGACCTCACCGTCCTCGAGGCGCTGTTCCTGGACGATGGCCGTATACTCCTGATCGCTCCCTTCCTGATTCTCGATCGTGATCGTCAGCGGGATCGATTCGCCCGACTCGACCTCGCTGGGCAGTTCACCGGCGACGATTTCCCCGTCTTCGTCTTCGCTATAGAGGGCGAGTTCGGTGAACCCGCCCGCCGACGCGGGGAGCAGAAACGCCACGAACAGCGCACTGACCGCCGTCCCGACCGCCAATACGAGCAGTATCGACGAGGCCGTCGCGAGCGCCGTATCGCCGCGTCCGAGCGACCCGAGACTCGCGATGGGCGAGACGGAAAACCGCTCACCGGCCGGCGTTCGGAGCCGTCGCAGGACACCGACCTGCGCGGTGACGACCGTAACGACGACGAGAGCGGCGGCGATCGACGTCGCGGTCAACGACAATCCGACGAGCGGCAACAGCAAGACGACGAGCGGGGCGATCGCCAGCGATAGAACGAAGGCGAGTCCCGCGCGTTCGGTGGCGTCGATTCCGCGGGGGCGGCTCTCGGCGGCCGTCGACGCCGTCTCCCGTGCGTCTCGTTCACCGGCCGGGAACAGGATCGAAACGAGCGCGTAGCCCGGGAGAAAGAGGGCGAGCGGAAACGTCACGGCCAACCGCAGGGTGCTCTCGCTCGCGAACGATGTCACGACGAGATATGCGAACACTGCGCCGATCGAGACCGCCGCGAGGTCGAACGGGTAGCGACGAACGAATTCGAACCGCGTCCAGGTACTCGTCCGATGACTCATCGACGATACACCGGCGTTCGCCGTTCGGCGTTCGATCTACGTACTGACCATACGAATGCCATTCTCGTGGCATCGCTCCACGTTTCGGTTCTTTGTTATGGCCGAGTTACCGATACAAACCGGCTGCTGACCGGCTCAGAACGCGATAGAGAACACTCATCGGGAGTCCGGTCTCCGTCCCGATCGGCGCTCGCCCCTAGAAGTCGACGTACTGTGCCTCCCATTCCCGGCGCTCTTCGATCCGCTGTCGACCGGCGTCTGTGATCGCGTAGTAATTCGTTCGCCTGTCGAGTTGCCCCTTCTCGACCAGTTCCTTATTGACGAGGGTGTCCAGGTTCGGATACAGCCGCCCGTGATTGATCTCCGAACTATAGTACTTCTCGACTTCGTCCTTGACGGTCTGCCCCGACGGTCGGTCAGCACCTGCGATCACGTACAACAGATCACGCTGGAAGCCGGTCAGATCGTGCATTGCTCAATCACACTGACCGTTCTACTGAATAGATATTTGTTATCCGTCTCATACAGATCCCGTTTGTCCCATTTAAATGGAATTACTCGATCGAAACTGACTATTCCGCAACCGGTTTCCGGTTTCGGGCGCGAAATCGTCTCCGCGCTCGAGTCGGCCAACACGTGGCAGTGCCGGTAGGATTCGTAGAGAGACGCCGAGTGGTCAGTGCTCGAGACGTTCGAGGGCGATTAGTCCTCGGTATCCGAAACTGCGACATCGATCCCGTCCGCGTCGATCCGAACGCGGAGGACATCGACGGTCGCCTCGTAGGCAGTCGTGTGCGACCCGTCGTCGTCGAACCGCACGCACTCCGCGACGAGATCGCTCTCGAGGAGGTTGTTGATTCGTCGGTAGACGGTCGCCGACGAACTATCCGTCCGTTTGGTCAGTTCCTTTGCCGTCTTCGGGCCGTCGCTCGTCGCCATGAGGATCGTCCGGGCACAGTCGTCCCCGAGGACATCGAGCTGGGCCGATGGATTGGCAGTCGACTCCGATCGCGTGTTACTCGCTTGCGTTGACATAGTCGTGGTCACCCGTTGATGACGGGCAGGATCCGTTCGCTCTCCGTGAGAGGTGACGATTCGAGACAGTCGGCAGTTGGCCCACCACTGTCGGGGGTTCCACCATTACATTCCAGCACAAAAATCGGTAAGCGATAGTGGTATTTTATAACGATGTACCTTATTGTCCGGCGCAATTTCGTTGCGCGACGTAAGATCGTATTTCGATCCGGAAACAACAGCTTTCGGTCCATTTTCGATCCGATCAACTCAGTGTTTGACCGCCCAATACGGCTGAATTCGGATTGAGGTCGATCGAGCGCGTATTCCGTATTCTGCAGTTTTAAAACGTCTCGCGGCGCATATCGGACGGAAAGTAGGTGTTTCCCGGTTCTCACGCCACCGCCTCGAGTGAACGGTCAACGTCCTTTATTCGCGTTTGCTCCCCTCGATACGATGATGCCCGGACGGGTATCGCGGGAGATCGGCGGTACCGCCGCCGAACCGAGTCCGCCACGGTCGGGACGACCGCTTCGGCCGACGGCGAATTCGGGATACGCGTCCGAGTACACCCCCCAAACCATGAACTCCACACAACACGATTGGAAGCCCATGGAATCGTCGACAGCCGGTGCTCGGTGTCGAAACTGCGGGACGCACGTGACACAGCAGTTCGCTCGCGTCTTCGGAGATAACGGCGACATCGTTCACGGCTGTCCGTCCTGTACGACCTATCGGGAGATGCAATCCGGCGGTCATCTCCCCGGAGACTGAGCCCTCCGTTTTCTCATTTCCCACTGTCAGTCACGCTCGATACCCGAGCCGCCGCTGCGCTGAAGCAGACAGAGACCGGCTCGAGACCGCACGCCGGCTCGGTCCGCTCTTCGGACCGGCACCCGTCGTCTTCATCCCGGCACTCACCATCGACTGTCGGAGAGATTCGACCGACTGAACCGACGGCATGGACGCCCGTATTCGCTTCCTACTGTCGTTCGCGAAACACTCGCGTTCGCGGTTGGAATCGAACGATGGCGTAACCTGCAAAAGTTAAAGTTAGTGGTGAGTGAAGTGGGGATACATGGTCACTGGTGGTGGATTGTCCCTCGAGATTCCGTCCCCCTTCTCTCTGATCGATGTCAGTTCAAACGGACAGGACTGAACCGCTCGCGGAGAGTGAGGTGTTTCATATCCTCGGCAACGATAGACGGCGGGCTATCGTTCAGTTGCTCGCGGAGGAGGGCGGACAGATCGATGTCTCCGACGTGGCGACCGAGATCGCCGCGACCGAGTCCGAGACGACGCCCGTCCCGAACAACCTCTACAAGAGCGTCTACGTCTCGCTCCAGCAGACGCATCTCCCCCAACTCGAGGAAGACGCCGTGATCGAGTACGACTCCGACGCGAAGACGATCCAATCCGGCCGTCACTTCGACGAGGTGCTCCAGTACGTCGACGGCCACGCCGACGATCACTCGCAGGTCTTACGGCTCCACCTCGGCCTCTGCATCCTCGGCCTCGCCGTCATCGCGTTGGCCGGACTCGATCTGCCGCTCGCCTCGAGCATCGATCCGGTGCTCTCGAGCGTGCTCGTGTTCCTCGCGGTCGCGGCGAGCAGCCTCTATCGGCTACTCGGGTAGCGACCACAGCAGACCCTCCGTGTTTCTCTCGACGAACCGGTCGGTCGATGTTCCGTGATACCAGTCCGTCGACACCGACCGCCCTCTCGGGGCCAATGGCGGCGGCAGCGTCGTTGAAAAATCGAGTACCGTCGCCGTCGTCACCGCAACGGCGCGAAAAGACGCGCTGTCCGTTGGGTCTCTCCGCTTAGGCTACGACGAATCCGATCGCGGCGGAGTCGTCGGTCGTCACGCCGTCAGTCTCGTTGTCGGCGTCGAGACCGTCGTCGGTCTCGTTCGTTTCGTTCTCATCGTCTCCGAGTTCGGTGTCGTTCGACTCGGTGTCGTCGACGCCGGTCTCGGTCTCCTCGGTCAGCTCGATCATCGCGACTTCGCCGGACTGGTCGGTCAGCACCATGTGGACGTAGCTGCCGGCCTCGATATCGTTCGTTTCGACCTCGAATTCGACGGTATCGTTCTCGCCGCCCTCGAGCGTCACGTTCTGCTCGGCGACGAGGTCACCGTCGAGGCGGAACTGGGTCCGCTCGGTGCGTTCCTCCTCGGTCGGGTTCTCGACCGTCGCCGTCACCGTGAGCGTGTCGCCGACCGCGGCGCTCTCGGGTGCCTCGAGATCAGCGACCTCGAACGAATCGGCCGTCACTTCTTCGTCAATGGGCTCCTCGTCGACTGGGGTTTCGTTGTCGACGGGTTCCTCGTCGGTCTCGTTATCGACGGGCTCTTCGTCGACTGGAGCCTCGTCAGTTTCGTTATCGACGGGTTCCTCATCGACTGGAGCTTCGTCGGTTTCGTTGTCAACGGGCTCCTCGTCGACTGGAGTTTCGTTGTCAACGGGTTCCTCGTCGGTCTCGTTATCGACGGGCTCCTCATCGACTGGAGTTTCGTTGTCGACGGGTTCCTCGTCGGTCTCGTTATCGACGGGCTCCTCATCAACCGGAGCCTCGTCAGTTTCGTTATCGACAGGTTCCTCGTCGGTTTCGTTGTCAACGGGCTCCTCATCGACTGGAGCTTCGTCGGTCTCGTTGTCAACTGGCTCCTCGTCTACCGGCTCTTCGTCGGTTTCGTTGTCAACGGGTTCCTCATCTACCGGCTCTTCGTCGGTTTCGTTGTCAACGGGTTCCTCATCTACCGGCTCTTCGTCGGTTTCGTTGTCAACGGGTTCCTCATCTACCGGCTCTTCGTC from Natrinema versiforme includes these protein-coding regions:
- a CDS encoding Gfo/Idh/MocA family protein — encoded protein: MSTTRRTDETTDEPIRAGVIGVGSMGENHARVYDELPAVELVGITDRDEEIARRVAAEYGTEPVALETLLERCDVVTVAVPTHAHYETVSTCLEAGVDVLVEKPIAETVEQGQQLAEQAREAGLVLQVGHIERFNPAVQTVADLIDDLDVISVEAERLGPPIDRTAPGNVIFDLMVHDVDIVGSILDERPHSVTAMGTENGQYATATIEYDDVVATVTASRVTQKKVRKLTVTARECLVEVDYLEQSVLIHRDSYPEYLTDDGQSRYRHESVVERPRVDTGEPLRNELESFVATARDGSEPAVTAEDGIAALETVQLIDRLATGPEDETDDEKRREPEVEA
- a CDS encoding DegT/DnrJ/EryC1/StrS aminotransferase family protein, whose protein sequence is MTDTETNPETETSIDAGTGTGAGADTTEAEIDPEQGATPVPIADPELSTDAVQRVESILEDGRLADGPEVRAFEEEFAAYCGTETGVATANGTTALHAALEAVGLEEGEAVITSPFSFVASANAIRLAGGKPVFADIDPETYTLDPADVERVLDERDDIVGILPVHLYGLPADMPALCDIAEAHDLFVIEDACQAHGAKIGGQRVGEFGDAACFSFYPTKNMTTGEGGMIVTDRDDIADRAASYVNHGRDMSGTGGYDHVDLGHNYRMTSVAAAIGRVQLERIAEFNRARRENAAFYDERLADLPLETPTEPTGSRHVYHQYTVRTDDRDALKETLSERDVGTGIYYETPIHRQPAYETVSTAAASLPAAERAGDEVLSLPVHPGLSERDRRTVVEAVRDHFTTQ
- a CDS encoding acyltransferase, encoding MSEAIRDVVRGDDCTIEDATVGYGEFDEPTRIGDDATIRAGSIVYGDVTIGDGFATGHDVLVREGTTIGDDVLVGTKTVIDGQTTIGSHVSLQTNVYVPTQTTIGDNVFIGPGAVLTNDQYPVRTDDGLEGPTIENGASIGANATLLPGVTIGENAFVAAGAVVTEDVPADSMAVGSPATIRDLPEQLEGANQLA
- a CDS encoding DUF1616 domain-containing protein, producing MSHRTSTWTRFEFVRRYPFDLAAVSIGAVFAYLVVTSFASESTLRLAVTFPLALFLPGYALVSILFPAGERDARETASTAAESRPRGIDATERAGLAFVLSLAIAPLVVLLLPLVGLSLTATSIAAALVVVTVVTAQVGVLRRLRTPAGERFSVSPIASLGSLGRGDTALATASSILLVLAVGTAVSALFVAFLLPASAGGFTELALYSEDEDGEIVAGELPSEVESGESIPLTITIENQEGSDQEYTAIVQEQRLEDGEVVDRAELRRIEASVSDGATGTGERSVTPTAESGETVRISVLLYEGEPPASPTNENADEETHFWVTVTGE
- a CDS encoding PadR family transcriptional regulator; its protein translation is MHDLTGFQRDLLYVIAGADRPSGQTVKDEVEKYYSSEINHGRLYPNLDTLVNKELVEKGQLDRRTNYYAITDAGRQRIEERREWEAQYVDF
- a CDS encoding winged helix-turn-helix domain-containing protein; translation: MSTQASNTRSESTANPSAQLDVLGDDCARTILMATSDGPKTAKELTKRTDSSSATVYRRINNLLESDLVAECVRFDDDGSHTTAYEATVDVLRVRIDADGIDVAVSDTED
- a CDS encoding ArsR family transcriptional regulator; the encoded protein is MSVQTDRTEPLAESEVFHILGNDRRRAIVQLLAEEGGQIDVSDVATEIAATESETTPVPNNLYKSVYVSLQQTHLPQLEEDAVIEYDSDAKTIQSGRHFDEVLQYVDGHADDHSQVLRLHLGLCILGLAVIALAGLDLPLASSIDPVLSSVLVFLAVAASSLYRLLG